TTTGAAAGGGAATCCGTCTGGAGGATGTTTCATTGAATCTCGCGGGGATGTTCGACCGGACCATAAAACCGTACATCCTGATTCTGACCCTGATCTTCGCCGCCTCTTTTCTGGCTGGAACCATCGCCCCCGCGTCGATCAGGCAGCAAATGACCGAGATGGTCCAAGCTGTTGTAGGCAACTATCGGGGGCTTGCCGGGGGGATGCTCTTCTTCAATATCCTCCTCCAGAATGTGATGGCGTCGATATTCGTGCTCATCTCCGGCGTGATCGTGGGGATCATCCCGATATTCGCCATCGGTTCCAATGGGTTTGGCCTGGGTGTGCTGTACCGCCAGGCAGTCGCGGTGTCTGGTTACTCGAAGGCGGCGCTTAAGGTTTTGCCGTATGGAGTATTCGAGATACCAGCGCTTCTTATTGCGGCCTCCTACGGCCTGTGGCTCGGCGTGACGGTCGTCCGGAGGATGCGGGGGAAGGAATCCACCCTCCTCAGATCCCACATAGAGCATGCTTTCCGGCGGTACTTCGCTGTCGTGTTCCCTCTCCTGGTCATCGCAGCGGCGATCGAGACGGCCCTCATCCTCGGGTTGCAGTAGGGGACGTGACCAGGAAGTGTGGAAGATGCTTTAAACCATAGGACAAACACCGGTCCGAGAATCAGACAAACAGCGACTCGCGTTTCGGACAGATGCCGATGCCAAAGGCCGTCGGAAAGGATCAGCATGCTCGCATACCGTGGATTATCGGGGATCGGCGCTTTGGAGAGTCGGGTCGCAGAGATTAAACTCATAAAGGAGAGAGATCATGAAACGGATTGCCTGTCAGTTCACGTATCCAACTACACTCGCGGTTGCGGCGGCGGTGCTCCTCGCCTTTTTCGGTCTCGCCAGTGCGACTCCTTCTCTCGCGGCCTCGCACGAGCCAGGCATGGCGAAGGCTGGCAAGGCCTCGAAGACCGAGCGTGTCGAGGTACGCATCAAAGAGCTTCATGCCAAGCTCAAGATCACCCCGGCACAGGAAGGGCTATGGGATAACGTCACCACGACCATGCGGGACGATGCGACCAAGATGGAAGCGCTCATCAAGGCAAGGTCGGAAAATGCAGCTACCAGGAACGCTGTCGACGATCTTAAATCCTATAGCGAAATTACCGAGGCACATGCACATGGCCTCAAGAAATTCATCTCGGTCTTCGAGCCTCTCTATGCCAGCATGTCGGACGCCCAGAAGAAGGATGCCGATAAGTTATTCCACCATCAAGGCAAAGGCCGCATGAAGGCAAAGGCTAAGGCAAAGGCAAAGGCAGAGGCAACGGGCAAATGATATTTTACGATAGGGGATCACTCCGGAAAAGGAAGGCCACTATGAGAACCTCGAACACGCGAGCCAGGAATATTAGTTCGACAATCGGCAAGATCGTGATGGCGCTCGTCTGCGCCTCGATGATCGGCGGTACATTCATCGCGCCGGCATACGCCGATGATCACGGTAGGCGCGAAGGGTATCGGCAGCACCGCCGGTACAAGCAGAGTCGGCGTGTGTATCAGCCCCCCCGCCGTCACTACTATTACTATTACTCGGAGCCCGTCTATGCGCCTCCACCGGTCTACTATCACCCGGCCCCGTATCAGTCGCCGGGCATCAGCATCGTCTTCCCTCTCTATTAAACATAGGGAATCCTGGGCGTCGAGCGGTCGACGCTCAGGACCCCTCGAAACGGAGTTGAACGGACCCTGAAAGGGGCTACCGGCTTGCTCCTTCACCAGGTTTATTGGGCTGAAGGAGGCTCTTGACCAACTCTTGTACGTACGGTTTTTCCTTCAGGCTCGCATACGCCCCCGGGAAGTAGACGGCAGCGATCCTTGCGCTTCCTCCGCCAAAATTTTTCAGGATGACCGCGAATCGCTGGTCGCGGGAGAGCCGGACATGGTCGATCATGGGGAAATCGTAATAACCGACCCAGAACTCGGCGTCGTCCGTCCGGTA
Above is a genomic segment from Deltaproteobacteria bacterium containing:
- a CDS encoding stage II sporulation protein M — encoded protein: MNLAGMFDRTIKPYILILTLIFAASFLAGTIAPASIRQQMTEMVQAVVGNYRGLAGGMLFFNILLQNVMASIFVLISGVIVGIIPIFAIGSNGFGLGVLYRQAVAVSGYSKAALKVLPYGVFEIPALLIAASYGLWLGVTVVRRMRGKESTLLRSHIEHAFRRYFAVVFPLLVIAAAIETALILGLQ
- a CDS encoding Spy/CpxP family protein refolding chaperone, with the protein product MKRIACQFTYPTTLAVAAAVLLAFFGLASATPSLAASHEPGMAKAGKASKTERVEVRIKELHAKLKITPAQEGLWDNVTTTMRDDATKMEALIKARSENAATRNAVDDLKSYSEITEAHAHGLKKFISVFEPLYASMSDAQKKDADKLFHHQGKGRMKAKAKAKAKAEATGK